The Benincasa hispida cultivar B227 chromosome 11, ASM972705v1, whole genome shotgun sequence genome has a segment encoding these proteins:
- the LOC120090133 gene encoding E3 ubiquitin-protein ligase At4g11680-like yields MEEERALRRTSNGGTLLNRSLLPYPTVSTTFTIPLTRYTTRLITSDRHRPLLADCAEEDHSDSEDFSRRSFIRENCSYSMPILVLDVVWNLAFVLVSIVVLLSTFKERPSTPLRLWISGYGLQCLLHVAFVFFEYQRSMAHHGFEDRAAHRSIMKRLESMNTMTSSVWWVFGFYWIVMGGQALLQDSPRLYWLTVVFLAFDLFFILFCIGMACVIFFSLCCCIPIVAFAYAMTTREGASEEDIRTLPRYTFRQAAELGTVSRGKEREPIGATVELDNGHCIKELALHPEDSECCICLSRYEDGTELYTLPCNHHFHCGCISKWLRINATCPLCKSNICRGDTLV; encoded by the exons ATGGAAGAAGAACGAGCTCTGAGACGCACTTCCAATGGCGGCACTCTCCTCAATCGTTCTCTTCTTCCTTACCCCACTGTCAGCACTACTTTTACAATCCCTTTAACTCGATACACTACCCGTTTGATTACCTCCGACCGCCACCGCCCTCTATTGGCCGATTGTGCCGAAGAAGATCACTCCGATTCCGAAGATTTCAGTCGTCGTTCCTTCATTAGGGAGAATTGCTCCTACTCTATGCCCATTCTGGTTCTCGACGTCGTCTGGAATTTGGCCTTTGTTCTTGTCTCTATTGTTGTTCTTCTGTCCACATTTAAAGAACGACCCTCAACTCCTTTGCGCCTTTGGATTTCTGGGTATGGCTTACAATGTCTTCTGCATGTCGCTTTTGTCTTCTTTGAGTACCAGAGAAGTATGGCGCACCATGGATTTGAGGACCGTGCGGCTCATCGCAG CATAATGAAAAGGTTGGAGTCAATGAATACAATGACTTCCTCGGTCTGGTGGGTCTTTGGATTCTATTGGATTGTCATGGGTGGCCAAGCACTTCTACAAGATTCTCCCCGGCTTTACTG GTTAACCGTGGTCTTTCTTGCGTTTGACTTGTTCTTCATTCTCTTTTGTATTGGGATGGCATGTgttattttcttctctctttgttGCTGCATTCCAATTGTGGCATTTGCATATGCCATGACTACCAGAGAAGGTGCCTCGGAAGAGGATATTAGGACTCTTCCCAGGTACACGTTTCGTCAGGCTGCGGAACTTGGGACAGTTAGCCGTGGAAAAGAACGAGAACCAATCGGGGCAACAGTGGAGTTAGATAATGGTCATTGTATTAAAGAACTTGCTCTTCATCCAGAGGATTCG GAATGTTGCATTTGCCTTTCGCGATATGAAGATGGGACGGAGCTCTATACTCTTCCCTGCAACCACCATTTTCATTGTGGGTGCATCAGCAAATGGCTTCGGATAAATGCAACCTGCCCGCTCTGCAAGTCTAATATCTGTCGGGGCGATACATTGGTTTGA